A window of Methanolobus sediminis contains these coding sequences:
- a CDS encoding cohesin domain-containing protein: protein MTGKFLTFFTSIIMVVCILCLSGTASASTSVSVLPSVETVAPGEEFALNIYVKPDTQVAGIQFDLEFDSSLVTIKSIEEGDFFSSTGSPVMFNPGTFDNDGGTATQIYGTLIMGDGTSEEGTFCSIAMKASEETGTSQIRIENIVVGDDKGDELDAVTYDAMVSISDEIDTTNKDNGDGTDLKIVVRQDENTDSPANEQITPAAEEETTLQSVQDTTDNTDAQETASAPETTSSTSNISILAVAAIAFLALAYVLDRKRK, encoded by the coding sequence ATGACAGGTAAATTTCTCACTTTCTTCACAAGCATTATAATGGTGGTATGTATTTTGTGCCTTAGTGGAACTGCAAGTGCCTCCACCAGTGTAAGCGTACTTCCATCAGTTGAAACTGTAGCTCCGGGAGAGGAGTTCGCACTGAACATATACGTCAAACCTGACACCCAGGTTGCAGGTATCCAGTTTGATCTGGAATTTGACAGTTCACTTGTAACTATCAAAAGTATTGAAGAAGGGGATTTTTTCTCAAGTACAGGCTCTCCTGTGATGTTCAACCCCGGAACTTTCGATAACGACGGGGGAACTGCAACTCAGATCTATGGAACTCTTATTATGGGAGATGGAACATCAGAAGAAGGCACATTCTGTAGTATAGCAATGAAAGCTTCCGAAGAAACTGGAACCTCTCAAATCAGAATTGAAAATATAGTCGTTGGAGATGACAAAGGTGATGAGCTGGATGCAGTCACCTATGATGCAATGGTAAGCATCAGCGATGAAATCGATACTACTAACAAAGACAACGGCGATGGTACTGATTTGAAGATTGTTGTCAGACAGGATGAAAATACAGACTCACCAGCCAATGAACAAATTACTCCTGCTGCTGAAGAGGAAACCACACTTCAGAGTGTACAGGATACCACAGACAATACAGATGCGCAGGAAACGGCGTCTGCTCCTGAGACGACAAGCAGCACCTCAAATATCAGTATACTTGCAGTTGCAGCAATAGCATTTTTGGCTCTGGCATATGTCCTTGACAGAAAAAGAAAGTAA
- a CDS encoding RAD55 family ATPase yields MTDADPSERVNSGISGLDEMLRGGFFKGTANVVSGDSGTGKTIFGTQFIVEGAKNGEKVMCIITSEESKSIVKEMKTSFGWNLEEYVEQGLLTFVDITDPSLRLQKSVEIAPSELIKSFKKLVESKIEDIQPTRIFIDSVEALFLAIESNYKLRTLIDDVFSVFRKHNVTSVITVGSMFGLDEMVEYGADSVIKLGRIMAGNNLQRSIYVMKMRGSGTINEVRVLSISDSGMSVLAQSPYLE; encoded by the coding sequence ATGACAGATGCCGATCCATCAGAAAGAGTGAATTCCGGTATTTCCGGACTGGATGAAATGTTACGTGGAGGATTCTTTAAAGGAACTGCAAATGTCGTATCAGGTGATTCTGGTACAGGTAAAACGATATTTGGAACACAGTTCATTGTAGAGGGAGCAAAGAATGGTGAAAAGGTAATGTGTATCATCACCTCTGAAGAATCAAAATCTATTGTAAAAGAAATGAAAACATCTTTTGGATGGAATCTTGAAGAATATGTTGAACAAGGTCTTTTGACCTTTGTAGACATCACCGATCCAAGTCTTCGCCTCCAGAAGAGTGTTGAAATAGCTCCATCTGAGCTTATTAAAAGCTTTAAGAAACTTGTTGAAAGCAAGATAGAAGATATACAGCCAACACGTATCTTCATAGACTCCGTGGAAGCACTGTTCCTGGCAATTGAGTCAAATTACAAACTCAGAACACTCATTGACGACGTGTTTAGCGTTTTCCGTAAACACAATGTTACCTCTGTAATAACTGTAGGTTCAATGTTCGGGCTTGATGAAATGGTAGAATACGGTGCAGATTCTGTTATAAAACTTGGACGTATTATGGCAGGAAATAACCTTCAGCGTTCTATCTACGTCATGAAGATGAGGGGATCAGGCACCATTAATGAAGTCCGTGTACTCAGTATCTCAGACAGTGGCATGTCAGTGCTTGCCCAGTCACCATACCTTGAATAA
- the hmgA gene encoding hydroxymethylglutaryl-CoA reductase (NADPH), whose product MTSRMDLNREKKELLAGVISGEISYHKLDSLTDKETAVMIRRFALEEVSGFNFDHIQNFSIDVENATKKNVENMIGVIQVPLGVAGPLKVNGEFANDEFHLPLATTEGALIASVNRGCSVITISGGANVRVFQDVMTRAPVFRLENVIRAKEFADWLQDPEVLTRMKAKASETTRFGELVDVKPFVTGNSVYARFSYDTKDAMGMNMVTIATDAVLSLIEDEFGAIPISLSGNMCVDKKPAAINNILGRGKTVVADVTIPAELVEKRLKCKPEIMVEVNYRKNLLGSARAGSLGYNAHAANIIAAMYIACGQDPAHVVEGSSAITTMELTKYGDIYCSVTLPAMAIGTVGGGTNLGPQHECLRLLGANGSGTPPGSNAKKLAEIIASAVLAGEISLVGAQAAGHLAKAHAELGR is encoded by the coding sequence ATGACATCAAGAATGGATTTGAACAGGGAAAAAAAAGAGTTACTTGCAGGAGTAATTTCCGGCGAGATTTCTTATCATAAGCTTGACAGCCTTACTGACAAGGAAACGGCTGTTATGATCAGAAGATTTGCTCTTGAGGAAGTATCAGGATTTAATTTTGATCATATACAGAATTTCTCAATTGATGTTGAGAATGCAACAAAAAAGAATGTAGAGAACATGATAGGCGTTATCCAGGTGCCTCTGGGTGTAGCAGGTCCTCTTAAAGTGAACGGGGAATTTGCTAATGATGAGTTCCACCTGCCTCTTGCAACCACTGAAGGTGCACTGATTGCCAGTGTGAACAGGGGATGTTCTGTCATTACCATTTCCGGTGGTGCAAATGTCAGGGTGTTCCAGGATGTTATGACCCGTGCTCCGGTGTTCAGGCTGGAGAATGTTATCAGGGCAAAGGAATTTGCAGATTGGCTACAGGACCCTGAGGTTTTAACTCGAATGAAAGCAAAGGCATCTGAAACAACTCGCTTTGGTGAGTTAGTGGATGTAAAGCCATTTGTGACCGGTAATTCGGTATATGCCCGTTTTTCCTATGACACGAAAGATGCCATGGGTATGAATATGGTAACTATTGCCACAGATGCAGTTCTCAGTCTGATAGAAGATGAGTTCGGTGCAATTCCAATCTCACTTTCGGGAAATATGTGTGTTGACAAGAAACCTGCGGCAATAAACAATATTCTTGGAAGGGGAAAGACTGTTGTTGCAGATGTGACAATACCTGCGGAACTTGTTGAGAAACGTCTGAAATGCAAACCCGAGATCATGGTAGAGGTAAATTACCGCAAGAACCTTCTTGGTTCTGCACGTGCAGGTTCTCTGGGTTATAATGCTCATGCTGCAAACATCATAGCTGCAATGTATATTGCATGTGGACAGGATCCGGCTCATGTGGTAGAAGGCAGCAGTGCCATAACAACCATGGAACTGACAAAATATGGCGATATTTACTGTTCAGTAACTCTCCCTGCAATGGCCATAGGTACTGTAGGAGGCGGCACTAATCTTGGACCTCAGCATGAATGCCTGAGACTTCTTGGTGCTAATGGGTCAGGCACTCCTCCGGGTTCTAACGCTAAAAAGCTTGCAGAGATTATTGCTTCTGCTGTGCTGGCAGGTGAGATATCACTTGTAGGTGCACAGGCCGCAGGTCATCTTGCAAAAGCCCATGCTGAACTTGGAAGATAA
- a CDS encoding DUF5591 domain-containing protein — translation MTIIPEDERSSLPLDTDEIIYHPDMIRANEWILTEYKPPVRDFCIFVPCAKKKPYHESPSHKIFDKVIFGTLDPEKVHVVVFGTCGITPRELDTEYPFMDYQFMLGKCNVAKIKRDFIKMESQRLAEYLEKTRDNYKHRIAYCIGDFRKAMELAVEISGVEVTIVPKEETINSHVQPGKTFIYGSLNQTSYLQDFSDAIAASMGKELSQDCSESKSSEEEEEENTSVNDNDWYII, via the coding sequence CCTGAAGATGAACGTTCCAGTCTTCCACTGGATACTGATGAAATAATATATCATCCTGATATGATACGTGCCAATGAGTGGATACTAACCGAGTATAAACCACCGGTAAGGGACTTTTGCATATTTGTTCCCTGTGCAAAAAAGAAGCCTTATCATGAAAGTCCTTCTCACAAGATATTCGATAAAGTGATATTCGGGACGCTGGATCCTGAAAAAGTACATGTTGTGGTATTCGGGACATGCGGCATAACTCCGCGTGAGCTTGACACTGAATATCCTTTCATGGATTATCAGTTCATGCTCGGTAAATGCAATGTTGCCAAAATAAAAAGGGATTTTATCAAGATGGAAAGCCAGAGACTGGCAGAGTATCTTGAGAAGACCCGGGACAACTACAAGCATCGGATCGCTTATTGTATAGGTGACTTCAGAAAGGCAATGGAACTTGCGGTTGAGATATCCGGTGTTGAAGTGACCATTGTTCCTAAAGAAGAAACCATTAACTCACATGTTCAGCCAGGCAAGACATTCATTTACGGTAGTCTTAACCAGACAAGCTATCTTCAGGATTTCTCAGATGCAATTGCAGCATCTATGGGAAAAGAGTTATCTCAGGATTGTTCCGAATCAAAAAGCTCAGAAGAAGAAGAAGAAGAAAATACTAGTGTAAATGATAACGACTGGTATATCATCTGA